The proteins below are encoded in one region of Micromonospora pisi:
- a CDS encoding MarR family winged helix-turn-helix transcriptional regulator: MTVEQTRSRRAMDRIGLLLARHGGISNARMRQALEATGLTMRQGITLMHLAETGPIGQQALMEALKVDPSALVAILNDLERDNLVERRRDPADRRRHIVAITEAGTSAVTRVDTTMSAVERELLAHLDPDEIATLHTLLARINTSVNDEACAES; the protein is encoded by the coding sequence ATGACGGTCGAGCAGACCCGGTCCCGGCGGGCGATGGACCGCATCGGCCTGTTGCTGGCCCGCCACGGCGGGATCAGCAACGCCCGGATGCGCCAGGCACTGGAGGCTACCGGCCTGACCATGCGACAGGGCATCACCCTGATGCACCTCGCGGAGACCGGCCCGATCGGGCAGCAGGCCCTCATGGAGGCGCTCAAGGTCGACCCGAGCGCACTGGTGGCGATCCTCAACGACCTCGAACGGGACAACCTGGTCGAACGACGCCGGGACCCGGCCGACCGCCGACGGCACATCGTCGCGATCACCGAGGCCGGCACCTCGGCGGTCACCAGGGTCGACACCACGATGAGCGCGGTGGAGCGCGAACTCCTGGCCCACCTCGACCCGGACGAGATCGCCACCCTGCACACGCTGCTGGCCCGGATCAACACCTCGGTCAACGACGAGGCCTGCGCCGAGAGCTGA
- a CDS encoding hemerythrin domain-containing protein has protein sequence MKRGRVDREAPGEHLVKELKWIHGVLRRDLNQLRRLADEVSRGASANRVQATVRSLQTRSPLWQLRVNCLSWCRLVHGHHGNEDVRIFPALRRSNPALIPAVNRLEADHRRISDLLDQVEALAKLLASDDRPETRKRLILALNDVRGGLLAHLDLEEATIIPTVRRWRDWPR, from the coding sequence ATGAAGCGTGGTCGCGTCGACCGGGAGGCCCCGGGCGAGCATCTGGTCAAGGAGCTGAAGTGGATCCACGGCGTACTGCGCCGTGACCTCAACCAGCTCCGGCGGCTCGCCGACGAGGTCAGCCGGGGCGCGTCGGCGAACCGGGTGCAGGCCACCGTCCGGTCGTTGCAGACCCGCAGCCCGCTCTGGCAACTCCGGGTCAACTGTCTGAGCTGGTGCCGGCTGGTGCACGGCCACCACGGCAACGAGGATGTGCGGATCTTCCCGGCCCTGCGTCGGTCCAACCCGGCGCTGATCCCGGCGGTCAACCGGCTGGAGGCCGACCATCGCCGGATCTCCGACCTGCTCGACCAGGTCGAGGCGCTGGCCAAGCTGCTCGCCAGCGACGACCGTCCGGAGACCCGCAAGCGGTTGATCCTGGCGCTGAACGACGTACGTGGCGGTCTGCTCGCCCACCTCGATCTGGAGGAGGCCACGATCATCCCGACCGTACGGCGATGGCGCGACTGGCCCCGCTGA
- a CDS encoding hemerythrin domain-containing protein: protein MTDTQHWLTARTGLVPTPPPQTRHSTTEVWDESTRPTAPEPDRETRFTGRGLSAGKHLIEVHNHYRAELTRVRDILEQVRANAMDVGVARGELNAMTLRSNNWTLGSICQSYCLSLTQHHTMESGGIFPHLRASDQGLAAVIERLDQEHQVIHDVLEAVDQALVDLVRHPEDLSGVQEAVDVLTDALLSHLAYEERELVGPLSRFGFFGGQV from the coding sequence GTGACCGACACGCAGCACTGGCTGACCGCCCGTACCGGCCTCGTTCCCACGCCCCCGCCACAGACCCGGCACAGCACCACCGAGGTCTGGGACGAGAGCACCCGGCCGACCGCGCCCGAGCCGGACCGCGAGACACGCTTCACCGGTAGGGGGCTCTCCGCCGGCAAGCACCTGATCGAGGTGCACAACCACTACCGGGCGGAGCTCACCCGGGTACGGGACATCCTCGAACAGGTACGCGCCAACGCCATGGATGTCGGCGTGGCCCGGGGCGAGCTGAACGCGATGACGCTTCGCTCCAACAACTGGACCCTGGGTTCCATCTGTCAGTCGTACTGCCTCTCGCTGACCCAGCATCACACCATGGAGAGCGGCGGAATCTTCCCGCACCTGCGCGCCTCCGATCAGGGGCTGGCGGCGGTCATCGAACGGCTGGACCAGGAGCATCAGGTGATCCACGACGTGCTGGAGGCGGTCGACCAGGCCCTGGTGGATCTGGTGCGCCACCCGGAGGACCTGTCCGGGGTGCAGGAGGCGGTGGACGTGCTCACTGACGCGCTGCTCTCGCATCTCGCGTACGAGGAGCGTGAACTGGTCGGGCCGCTCTCCCGCTTCGGTTTCTTCGGCGGGCAGGTCTGA